Part of the Mangifera indica cultivar Alphonso chromosome 4, CATAS_Mindica_2.1, whole genome shotgun sequence genome, TTGGCTTTGATTCTTCAGCAACAGAACAAGCACAATAGCAGCAACGTTTCTACATCCATGTTTACATtcacatgaatttattttatttaacatgatgatttaatataagaaagcaacaacaacaacaaacttATTACCCTTTTTAGGAAGTGCTCAAAAGATCAAGTAAATTAGCAATaacaattattgttatttttcgTGATAGAGATTCCAACTTAGACTTTTGTCCCGGAAATTTTATTGTTCTATTAGTTTTGTTAACCATTGAgttcgttattttatatttttcctgCATATATATTTGAAGATTAATTTAGTTGGCCTTGAAACTGAAAAAGTACTGGCTGAAATTCTTACCAAACAACAAACTGGGAGGCAGCAACAAAGCCAGCAAGTCTTGACATTGCATCCACAGCAGTATGCCTCAgctttcatgatttttttatatattcaacaaACTTCTGACAAGAATTTTGAGTTCTATCAGACTGAATGTTAATTTGTATCTGCATTGAAATTTAtactttcaaaataattaaataatcagaCGCACAAAACAAGCTTACACTATACACATTCCTTGATTCCcttttaaaataactaattataaAACCAATCATCCACTTTCAGGTGTAGATGTATAATTGGGTTATGTTATTACCCACTGCTTTATTCGGAGGAAATATCTGTCAAAGTAGCACTTTGAATGGCTTTAACGTATTTGTAAGAAGTGCTTCTTGTAAAAGCATATATGGCAGAGAGGACGAAGCATTTATCCATTTGCTGGAAACCATTTTCTGATTCCCTGAACATTATTTTCTAAAGCGCTTCCCCATGCATCCTTGATCTTGGGAATAATATGGATTTGGGGAGCTGATAAAATACAAAGTTCAATTTGCCAATTACTGCTGTAGATGTTCTGGGCAAACCAGGTTTTATCCTATAGTGTTTAGAACTCTTAGGTGAATATGCAGGAGAGCCTTTGGTTTTTAACTTGTGCAAAGATGAAAGAGTGAGTGAGTTTGTAGTAAAAGACTActgtgataaaataattttcaaccattttaattataatcaataactaagaaattaatttctacacacaatttttaataattatttgaaattaatcaacatatttttccttaaacatctttttgtaataaatatcaataattatacCGGAATTTTCAAcaacaaaattacattttcttgtAATACCTATGTAcaaattttttgagaaaatcaATTTACAGAACAACCCTAAATGGCAGGTGTTTCAAACCAACGAAGATAAGAATGTTATGCCTCAACAGAAGATATGCTCCTCATTTTTCCATGGTTATCTAAAATATTCGACTAGTTAGCTGACCCAAGATCGACCCCCTATTGTTGAAGATTTCAATTTTCCTGCTTTTGTACACAGAAGTCCCTCAAACCCCACGTTTTTCTCATTGTTGAAGATAAGCTCCTCGTTTTTCTCATGATCAAACGTAAAGGTATTTTAAGAAGTGTTCGGATTTTgtggtataaatatttaatatgcaaaaaatatatagtaaatTTGTATAGACAAGTCCAAAAATGGGCAGAATTTTGAATTTcccttaaagaaaaaaaaaaacccatttatcTCAGTGGCTTGTAGAATAATATTTGGCCTTTTTAGGCTATATGATTTATCTCCGTTTAGTTTATTACTTATCATACACTGGGTTACCATTTATGTTAGAAACTGGTAAATAGAATCAAACTGAGTAAAGTACCATGAGGAATCCCTTAAAAATGGAAAGTTTTGATTCCTTCATTCTCCACCCATTTCACCTAATTCATATTCCTTTCAAAGATGCCGGGATGGCAAACGCTCCACCTCCACAGGTTACTCTGACTCTTATAATTCGAAGTGTGCTAGGAATTGTTCCagggaaaatattaattacgATTGACAAATGACGTAGATACCTTCTCGTCATCATTACAAGTCCACAAAACTACAGGGACTGTCAAATAATTTACCAAATCTAAGGGGGCTCAGGAATATcttttctaattatatattttcattctcataagtattttaaaaaataaacagagAATGACTGCCCTTgatacaagaaaacaaaaaataattagcGAAGAATAATACACacacgtatatatatataaggccaaatgactttcTCCCACCCAGGGTTTGGTGCAAGATCTATCTTTCCAcctatcaaaaatttaaatatttatttatctattaaattatattattactattaaagataaaataattatttaataaaaatattttaaaaactaaaaatttattatattttcactttcaGGTACTAATCAATTCActttatccaaagtttaaaagggtttattttcttctagggttttttaagaTACTATCGACAATTAGATACTAcgatgttttctttttctctggcTTCTCTCTCAGTCGTATTCTATTTTCAACCATTATCGGCCAATGAGATAATGAGATTCGGTAATGGCCAAGAATGGAacgggagggagagagaaatcgagagaaagaaagaatgtGGGCATCATTAGCAATGGTGGCTCAAAAAACTTAAAGggaatgtttattttttaaactttagatgagagtatttattaaatttttaaatctaataaatgaaaaatgataatttttagtttattaaatatttttattaaacgataattttattttgataataataatataaattaataaatttttaataattaattgataaaaaattagatttatatttaaaattaggtgaAGAATAATCATTTGgacaatataaaaagtaataaaatataaaatttctatATCATCACCATGATATTATAATACAAAGAGAACATGCTTGACCCCGTTAAGCCTGCAAGCTCTCTGTctccctctctttctctctctctctcaaaacaGCAAGGGCCCTTATCTCACTCCTTAAAAAGAAGTGAAGTGCActtcataaaattattgttgTACATCTCTTTTCCTCTCTCCTAGTCTaagcgaaaaaaaaaataataataaacatatactTTGCATAACAAAATCAGCTTGATTTAACACacaataaaaccctaaaaaggcTAAAATAAGTTTTGCTGGATGGCCTTGTAACTGATTAGCTTCAATTTAGGGaaatcttttttccttttcaatagtcttgaatgaagaagatgaagattgaaactcaggAGAGTGATGAGGGAATTCTGAtaacatttgcacaacttctcTCATGGTTGGTCTCTCAATGCTATTGTCTTGGATGCAAAGCATTGCTATGAAGAGAACATGCATTGCTTCTTCTTTGGGCACCATTGTTAGCCTTGGATCAAGAATACATAGAACTTCTTCCTTGCGATTGTTTGTTGTTCGTCTACTCCATTGAACAATATCTACACCTTTTTCAAAATCGCCCACTGGACGACGACCGGTGAGAAGTTCTAATAAAACAActccaaaactgtaaatatcgcTCTTTTCATCCACTCTCAATGTATATGCGTACTCTGCAATCACAATATTTGGaattacattaaaaaacaatattacatttattaaactaaatatgaaaaatcataatAGAAGAAGATTCAATTTACTAaacagtattactttattttgcCTATATCAAACcatttaaagacaaaaaagggTGTGAATTAGCTTTTGAAAGAAACCCTTTACAGGCGAGACCAAAACAAGTTGTCCCCCAATGAAAGAGTTCTGTTTGATCTTACAAAACTTAGATTTAGAAAACACACTGCGTTGGTGACAAGATGTCGGTCCCTTTCACGAAAATCAAAGTCCATCAGGCTGTCTGTCCACTCTTTTGAATCTGTCATTTTGACCCTTCAGATCTTCTGATTGTGGACCCTAATACCAAATTTGACAGTCACTGATTCGTCTACCAAATCTACTGAGTTGTGATTACTGGTTTGTGTCATTAATCACGGGTGTTTTGGAGTTTTCATTTTACCATTAGAGGCTCAGGGTACAATCCTCTACTATTTAAGCACCCCGCTTTTTTTATGGGTTTAAGCGAGAACCGCAGGATTTAGGAAAGTGATGTACTAGGTATCTAAATCAACGGTTAGAAATCAGTAGACACATCAGATATTTTATCAAAAGATATCCAGGggagaaattgaaaaaaaaaagaaaagatttggatacttttaactatattttattCTTGGCGTTTAAGGTAGGATTTGATTAAAGTATAAGCatgttattaaatttaagtgaatataataaaataaataagaaaaacatttttagtatttaaaatttatttaatcaactttgttaaaaacaataataattacgTGTGTACAAAAACACATTCAAACTCAAAACCCAActtaaaatgagaaagaaaataaataaaatttaaatatgaattaaatatatatatatatcctaaatattataacttatatattaataaaattagaaaaaaaattacttgattatcaaaaattctagaaaattcaaaattaatttttaaaaacttgattatcattaaaattgacaagaaattttaaaaaacataaatatcatttaaaccaataattaaaatgataagaGTATGATGATTTGTATGTACCTGGTGCAATATAGCCATAAGTTCCTGCAATTGCTGACATACATTCCGATGCTCCGCCGTCGATGAGGAACTTGGCAAGGCCGAAGTCGGCGACGTGAGCTTCGAAGGCTGAATTGAGGAGAATATTGTTTGACTTGACATCTCTATGAACAATCAATGGTGAACAATCGTGGTGAAGGTAGCATAGGCCTTTGGCAGCTTCAATGGCAATTTTGTACCTCAAATTCCAGCTAAGAAATGCACCCTTTTTGCCATGTAACGCCTCGCCCAGGCTGCCATTTCTCATGTACTCATAAACCAGGAGATTTGTGTCCTTGTTGGAGCAAAATGATAGCAATCTGACTATGTTTCTGTGCCTGATGTTGCCTAGTGTTTGAATTTCAGCTCTGAATCCATGGTCATGGCTGTGAGTTCCGAAACCGAGTAGTTTTTTCACCGCAATTTCGACCCCATTTGGCATTTTTCCATGGTAGACAATCCCGGCTCCTCCTCTGCCTATCACATTTCCATCTTTGACACATTCCAGGATGTCGCTCACTGAGAATTCCACCTTCTGAAATGCTGTCATTTTCCAGGAATCTGAGGCATTTTTCTTGAAGGATTTGGCCTTGATTATGGCGGCAGCGGCGAATATCAGGGAGCATATGAGCAGGCCTAATGCGAAAATCAGCTTGAAATCTCCAGGGGCTTTTCCAGGTGCACGAGTGATTGTGGTGAAGTTGCAGGGATTATTAAAGAGAATGCCACAGAGTTGAGGATTGCCGGCAAAAGATGAGGCATTAAAGACTGTGAATTGGCCTGTTTCCGGAAGCTTGCCAGAGAAATTATTGAAGGAGAAATCAGCAATTGTGAGGCTCTTCAGGGAACCTACTGATTTGGGGATGTTTTGGCTCAAGTGATTCCTTGATAAATTCAAGTAATTGAGGATGTGAACATTAGAAATCTCAGGTGGAATTGAACCAGAGAGGTTGTTTTGGCTCATGTCAAGGTAAGTAAGATGGTAACAGTTTCCGATTTCCGGTGGGATTGGACCGGAAAGTGAATTTCGACTAAGATCAAGCTTTAATACTTGCCTGAGGTCACCTATAGAAGGAGGGATTGGACCTGAGAAATTGTTTCCACTGAGAAGAAGAATTTGGAGGGAggagaaatttgaaattgaCAATGGTAGAGGCCCTGATAAAAGATTGTTTGACAAATTGAGCTGCCCTAATTTAACAGGTTGTGAAGAAGTATTAACATTTTCAGGCAATGACCCTGATAGGTAATTGTTCTGCAACTCCGCTAAATTCAACTCAGGCAAATAAACGAAGCCATTTGGAATGCTTCCATTCAAGTAATTCTGCCCCAACCTCACTCTGGTGAGGGTATAACAAGTTCCCAGGCCTTCAGGAATTGGCCCAAAAAGGAAATTGTCCAGGAGAATCAATATCTTCAGCTGATTAGATGAACACAAAAATTCAGGAATTGTACCAGTGAGCTTATTGGAAGACAAATCAAGGATTTGAAGCTTCTTATTTCTACCAAGATTCTGAGGAATCACACCAGTGAAGTTGTTCTTCCACAGACCCAAGGTCTCCAAATTAGGCAAGTCAGCCACATAGTCTGGAATTGAACCATGCAACTTGTTCATAAAGAGGTTGAAAAGCTTGAGCTGCTTGAGATTGATGAATGAAGGAGGGATTTCTCCGGTGAGTACATTGTTGGAGAGATCAAGGTTCACCAAGTTTGTCAAGTTACCAAGCTGTTTCGGAATCGAGCCGGAAAGAAGATTGATATGGAGGTAAAGAGTGTCAAGCAGCTTCAAGTTCCCAATTTCATGAGGGATTGGACCATCTAAACCACAGCTTGAGAGATCCATGTGAACCAAATTCACCAATTTCCCAAACTCCTTCGGTATCCCACCTTCAAAAACATTGTAGTAACCCAAATAAATCTGTTTCAAGTTTGTCAGATTCCCCAACTCACCAGGAATTTTCCCCTGAAGATCATTTCCTGCAAGTGAAAGATACTCAAGCCCTACTAAATTTCCATAACTTTCTGGGATTTTTCCATAGAAATAGTTGCCACCAAGATCCAAATACTTAAGTTTCTCCAATGTGAGAACACCCAGAGGAAGTAAAGCAGTGAAGTTGTTATTATAAGCATCAAAAACTTCCAAGTTTGAAAGAGTTGAGTAGTTCCAATCTAATGCACCACTAAACTGATTGTTTGAGAGGTTAAGAGATTGAAGACTACTCAAGTTAGCAATCTCAATGCTGCCCGTGAAGTTGTTTCCTGCAAGCGAGAGATTGGTGAGCATATCAAGCCCTGAAACTTGAGCTGAAACTGAACCACCAAGGTCCAAATCCGTTAAGTCCAATGAAACAACTCTATATTGGGAGCAAAAAACTCCAGCCCAGGAACAAACTGAGCTTGGATTTGAAGCATTCCAGGAGGTTAACGCCGGTTCAGGGGTTAGAAATCCTTGTTTAAGAGAAACAAGGACATGAAAATCATCGACCAAAGAAGAGGCAGAGACGAAGATAGAAGAAGAAATAGTGGCGGTGAAGAGAGAGAAGAGTgacaaaacaatgaaaaagaCCATGTTTCTGATGGGaaatttttcaaagaaactGAGTTTGGAAGGACCTGAGGGAAAGACAAAGGGATTTAAGCAGTTGAGTGAGTAAAGATTTTCTGTGAAAAGAAGGAAAAGCGAAGAGAATCTGAGAAACTTCAAGTGTGTATGGGCTTAAGGAATCAAACATCTTCACAGAAAGAGTCTTCATACACAAGGAAGAAGCTGAGCCTCTCCTTTATActctttgcttttctttttcttctttctctcgcTCAGAGAGGAAGAGAATATGATTGCaataatttcaattgatttCTGGAAGAAATGGCCATAGTTTGAGTTCTGTGTTGAGTGTATACTGTCTTTGTGAACCTCTCTTTAAGCAAAGAGAAATAAAGCAAAGGGCAAATATCACAAACCACTTTAAAGATATGGCAGAAACAGGGGCATAGAATTGGGGtgattgtaaa contains:
- the LOC123212887 gene encoding leucine-rich repeat receptor-like serine/threonine-protein kinase BAM3; translated protein: MVFFIVLSLFSLFTATISSSIFVSASSLVDDFHVLVSLKQGFLTPEPALTSWNASNPSSVCSWAGVFCSQYRVVSLDLTDLDLGGSVSAQVSGLDMLTNLSLAGNNFTGSIEIANLSSLQSLNLSNNQFSGALDWNYSTLSNLEVFDAYNNNFTALLPLGVLTLEKLKYLDLGGNYFYGKIPESYGNLVGLEYLSLAGNDLQGKIPGELGNLTNLKQIYLGYYNVFEGGIPKEFGKLVNLVHMDLSSCGLDGPIPHEIGNLKLLDTLYLHINLLSGSIPKQLGNLTNLVNLDLSNNVLTGEIPPSFINLKQLKLFNLFMNKLHGSIPDYVADLPNLETLGLWKNNFTGVIPQNLGRNKKLQILDLSSNKLTGTIPEFLCSSNQLKILILLDNFLFGPIPEGLGTCYTLTRVRLGQNYLNGSIPNGFVYLPELNLAELQNNYLSGSLPENVNTSSQPVKLGQLNLSNNLLSGPLPLSISNFSSLQILLLSGNNFSGPIPPSIGDLRQVLKLDLSRNSLSGPIPPEIGNCYHLTYLDMSQNNLSGSIPPEISNVHILNYLNLSRNHLSQNIPKSVGSLKSLTIADFSFNNFSGKLPETGQFTVFNASSFAGNPQLCGILFNNPCNFTTITRAPGKAPGDFKLIFALGLLICSLIFAAAAIIKAKSFKKNASDSWKMTAFQKVEFSVSDILECVKDGNVIGRGGAGIVYHGKMPNGVEIAVKKLLGFGTHSHDHGFRAEIQTLGNIRHRNIVRLLSFCSNKDTNLLVYEYMRNGSLGEALHGKKGAFLSWNLRYKIAIEAAKGLCYLHHDCSPLIVHRDVKSNNILLNSAFEAHVADFGLAKFLIDGGASECMSAIAGTYGYIAPEYAYTLRVDEKSDIYSFGVVLLELLTGRRPVGDFEKGVDIVQWSRRTTNNRKEEVLCILDPRLTMVPKEEAMHVLFIAMLCIQDNSIERPTMREVVQMLSEFPHHSPEFQSSSSSFKTIEKEKRFP